The following proteins come from a genomic window of Sphingobium cloacae:
- a CDS encoding phage portal protein: protein MSKRARKMNRRESREAAGGAIVAANGNRSHVEAFTFGDPEPVLDRATVLDMLECWHNQRWYEPPLSLDGLARAYRVSPHHSSAIMLKRNMLAASLDPTPYLSRRAFMAAVQDYLVFGNFYFEVKHNRLGDPLRLDHALAKYVRRGVEEGSYWWVPGYKNEVEFPRGRVIQVAAPDVNQEIYGLPEYLSALQSALLNESATLFRRRYYLNGSHAGFILHATGQFTDGDVDAIREAMRKSKGPGNFRNLFVHQPEGKEGGIKVVPIAEVGAKDEFLGIKNTTRDDVLAAHRVPPQLLGIIPANAGGFGDPAKALDSFHELEIEPLQAVCLEVNEKLGVEAVRFKERVKAAA from the coding sequence ATGAGCAAGCGCGCCCGCAAAATGAACCGCCGCGAAAGCCGCGAGGCCGCCGGCGGCGCGATCGTCGCGGCGAACGGCAATCGGTCGCATGTCGAAGCCTTCACCTTCGGCGACCCGGAACCCGTGCTGGATCGGGCGACCGTGCTGGATATGCTGGAATGCTGGCACAACCAGCGCTGGTATGAGCCGCCGCTGTCGCTGGACGGCCTCGCGCGGGCTTATCGCGTCAGCCCGCACCATTCGAGCGCGATCATGCTGAAGCGCAACATGCTGGCCGCCAGCCTCGACCCGACGCCCTACCTGTCGCGCCGCGCCTTCATGGCGGCGGTGCAGGATTATCTGGTGTTCGGCAATTTCTATTTCGAGGTGAAGCACAACCGCCTAGGCGATCCGCTGCGGCTCGATCATGCGCTTGCGAAATATGTGCGGCGCGGGGTGGAGGAGGGCAGCTATTGGTGGGTGCCGGGATATAAGAACGAAGTCGAATTTCCGCGCGGCCGCGTCATTCAGGTGGCGGCTCCTGATGTCAATCAGGAGATTTATGGCCTGCCCGAATATCTATCCGCCCTGCAATCGGCGCTGCTCAATGAAAGCGCGACCCTGTTCCGCCGCCGCTATTATCTGAACGGCAGTCATGCCGGTTTCATCCTCCATGCGACCGGGCAATTCACCGACGGCGACGTGGACGCGATCCGCGAAGCCATGCGGAAGTCCAAGGGACCGGGCAATTTCCGAAACCTGTTCGTCCACCAGCCGGAAGGGAAGGAAGGCGGCATCAAGGTCGTTCCGATCGCGGAGGTCGGCGCGAAGGATGAATTTCTGGGGATCAAGAACACGACGCGGGACGATGTTCTGGCCGCGCACCGGGTGCCGCCCCAGCTGCTGGGCATCATCCCCGCGAATGCAGGCGGCTTCGGCGATCCGGCCAAGGCGCTGGACAGCTTCCACGAACTGGAAATCGAACCGTTGCAGGCCGTCTGTCTCGAAGTGAACGAAAAGCTGGGC